The Candoia aspera isolate rCanAsp1 chromosome 6, rCanAsp1.hap2, whole genome shotgun sequence genome has a segment encoding these proteins:
- the PROC gene encoding vitamin K-dependent protein C isoform X2, producing the protein MGRIIPLLVFLAAFILLSGYETSVFYSSQEANHVLKIQKRANTFLEELKAGSLERECIEEQCDFEEASEIFETMEKTLNFWAKYHDGDMCDSSPCFNGLCQDGIGRFDCICNKGWEGRLCQNEVIYTNCSIANGGCEHFCHEGERNNEQYRYCSCALDYRLMDNHTSCAPAVEYSCGRVVESKSKIAKIIGGKPGKKGDSPWQVMLSNSAGEFKCGGVLIHPAWVLTAAHCVVDEQRIKLTLGKYHRRRIDQSETTIIADKLLPHENYSSVTSDNDIAILHLAHPVVVNKYIVPICLPTKNLANQHLMAEGTQTIVTGWGSQSEDSKKNFSSVLKFIEIPVASRNDCVHAMWNSITDNMFCAGIQGEIRDACHGDSGGPMTVKFKNTWFLVGIVSWGEGCGDPNNFGIYTNISSFLDWIGQKMKS; encoded by the exons ATGGGGAGAATCATTCCTCTTCTGGTGTTTTTAGCTGCCTTCATATTGCTTAGTGGATATGAAACCTCAG TGTTTTACAGCAGCCAAGAAGCAAATCATGTCCTGAAGATCCAAAAGCGGGCAAATACTTTCTTGGAAGAATTAAAGGCAGGTTCCTTGGAAAGAGAATGTATAGAAGAACAGTGTGATTTTGAGGAAGCCAGTGAAATATTTGAAACCATGGAAAAAACT ctaAATTTCTGGGCAAAATATCATG atggagaTATGTGTGATTCCAGCCCATGTTTCAATGGACTCTGTCAGGATGGCATTGGGCGATTTGACTGCATATGTAACAAAGGCTGGGAGGGACGACTGTGCCAAAATG AGGTCATCTACACTAACTGCTCCATTGCCAATGGTGGCTGTGAACATTTCTGCCACGAGGGTGAACGGAACAATGAGCAGTACCGTTACTGCAGCTGTGCCTTGGACTACCGCCTGATGGATAACCATACCTCTTGTGCACCTGCAG TGGAGTATTCCTGTGGGAGAGTTGTAGAATCCAAATCAAAGATTGCAAAAATAATTGGGGGTAAACCTGGAAAAAAAGGAGACAGCCCTTGGCAA GTTATGCTGAGCAATAGTGCAGGTGAATTTAAGTGCGGTGGTGTTCTCATTCATCCCGCCTGGGTACTGACAGCTGCTCACTGTGTGGTGGACGAACAGAGAATCAAACTGACCCTCG GGAAATATCACCGACGGCGAATAGACCAAAGTGAGACAACCATCATTGCTGACAAGCTATTGCCTCATGAAAATTACTCTTCGGTCACCTCTGATAATGATATTGCAATACTGCATCTAGCCCATCCCGTTGTTGTCAATAAGTATATTGTGCCCATTTGCCTGCCTACCAAAAACCTGGCAAACCAGCACCTGATGGCAGAAGGGACCCAAACAATAGTGACAGGCTGGGGAAGCCAGAGTGAGGATAGCAAGAAGAATTTCTCCTCTGTTCTCAAGTTTATTGAAATTCCTGTAGCATCACGGAATGACTGTGTCCATGCTATGTGGAATTCTATTACAGATAACATGTTCTGTGCAGGGATACAGGGAGAAATACGAGATGCTTGTCATGGAGACAGTGGTGGTCCTATGACCGTAAAATTCAAGAACACCTGGTTCCTAGTTGGAATAGTGAGCTGGGGAGAAGGCTGTGGGGATCCTAATAATTTTGGAATCTACACTAACATCAGTTCATTTCTTGACTggattggtcagaaaatgaaatcataa
- the PROC gene encoding vitamin K-dependent protein C isoform X1, with protein MGRIIPLLVFLAAFILLSGYETSDSPHSQVFYSSQEANHVLKIQKRANTFLEELKAGSLERECIEEQCDFEEASEIFETMEKTLNFWAKYHDGDMCDSSPCFNGLCQDGIGRFDCICNKGWEGRLCQNEVIYTNCSIANGGCEHFCHEGERNNEQYRYCSCALDYRLMDNHTSCAPAVEYSCGRVVESKSKIAKIIGGKPGKKGDSPWQVMLSNSAGEFKCGGVLIHPAWVLTAAHCVVDEQRIKLTLGKYHRRRIDQSETTIIADKLLPHENYSSVTSDNDIAILHLAHPVVVNKYIVPICLPTKNLANQHLMAEGTQTIVTGWGSQSEDSKKNFSSVLKFIEIPVASRNDCVHAMWNSITDNMFCAGIQGEIRDACHGDSGGPMTVKFKNTWFLVGIVSWGEGCGDPNNFGIYTNISSFLDWIGQKMKS; from the exons ATGGGGAGAATCATTCCTCTTCTGGTGTTTTTAGCTGCCTTCATATTGCTTAGTGGATATGAAACCTCAG ATTCTCCCCATTCCCAAGTGTTTTACAGCAGCCAAGAAGCAAATCATGTCCTGAAGATCCAAAAGCGGGCAAATACTTTCTTGGAAGAATTAAAGGCAGGTTCCTTGGAAAGAGAATGTATAGAAGAACAGTGTGATTTTGAGGAAGCCAGTGAAATATTTGAAACCATGGAAAAAACT ctaAATTTCTGGGCAAAATATCATG atggagaTATGTGTGATTCCAGCCCATGTTTCAATGGACTCTGTCAGGATGGCATTGGGCGATTTGACTGCATATGTAACAAAGGCTGGGAGGGACGACTGTGCCAAAATG AGGTCATCTACACTAACTGCTCCATTGCCAATGGTGGCTGTGAACATTTCTGCCACGAGGGTGAACGGAACAATGAGCAGTACCGTTACTGCAGCTGTGCCTTGGACTACCGCCTGATGGATAACCATACCTCTTGTGCACCTGCAG TGGAGTATTCCTGTGGGAGAGTTGTAGAATCCAAATCAAAGATTGCAAAAATAATTGGGGGTAAACCTGGAAAAAAAGGAGACAGCCCTTGGCAA GTTATGCTGAGCAATAGTGCAGGTGAATTTAAGTGCGGTGGTGTTCTCATTCATCCCGCCTGGGTACTGACAGCTGCTCACTGTGTGGTGGACGAACAGAGAATCAAACTGACCCTCG GGAAATATCACCGACGGCGAATAGACCAAAGTGAGACAACCATCATTGCTGACAAGCTATTGCCTCATGAAAATTACTCTTCGGTCACCTCTGATAATGATATTGCAATACTGCATCTAGCCCATCCCGTTGTTGTCAATAAGTATATTGTGCCCATTTGCCTGCCTACCAAAAACCTGGCAAACCAGCACCTGATGGCAGAAGGGACCCAAACAATAGTGACAGGCTGGGGAAGCCAGAGTGAGGATAGCAAGAAGAATTTCTCCTCTGTTCTCAAGTTTATTGAAATTCCTGTAGCATCACGGAATGACTGTGTCCATGCTATGTGGAATTCTATTACAGATAACATGTTCTGTGCAGGGATACAGGGAGAAATACGAGATGCTTGTCATGGAGACAGTGGTGGTCCTATGACCGTAAAATTCAAGAACACCTGGTTCCTAGTTGGAATAGTGAGCTGGGGAGAAGGCTGTGGGGATCCTAATAATTTTGGAATCTACACTAACATCAGTTCATTTCTTGACTggattggtcagaaaatgaaatcataa